A genomic stretch from uncultured Pseudodesulfovibrio sp. includes:
- the tyrS gene encoding tyrosine--tRNA ligase, producing the protein MNIFDELKWRGLINQVSDEDKVREYLATPGASMYCGFDPTAESLHIGNLVPLLCLVRMKRAGHNPLYLMGGATGRIGDPSGKDKERELSNTDVMEERLEKIKGQVRRFVERNTGDRPDIVNNYDWTKDMTAIELLRDVGKHFTINWMLQKESVKGRIDREDTGISYTEFSYMILQSYDFYHLYKTRNCRLQIGGGDQWGNITSGCEFTRRRTAHEGEPAEVFALTFPLITTASGKKFGKSEGNAVYMNADMTSPYAFYQYFVNTDDADVIKFLKIFTFLDQDEIAAIEKQLEEAPHERAAQKKLAEEVTRMIHGQMELDRVLAATEALFGKGDLKSIDPVTLRSALESAPTFRYAPGDVPDLPQMFVDLGMVKSKGQARKDLKAGGIYINGERVEEDHVVSDSDFIAGELLVIRKGKKNYGLITKG; encoded by the coding sequence GTGAATATTTTCGATGAATTAAAGTGGCGAGGGCTTATCAATCAGGTTTCCGACGAAGACAAGGTGCGCGAGTATCTCGCTACCCCCGGAGCCTCCATGTATTGCGGCTTCGACCCCACTGCGGAATCCCTGCATATCGGCAACCTAGTCCCCCTACTCTGTCTCGTGCGAATGAAGCGCGCAGGCCACAACCCCCTGTATCTCATGGGTGGGGCCACAGGTCGCATCGGCGACCCCTCCGGCAAGGACAAGGAACGTGAACTGTCCAATACCGACGTCATGGAAGAACGCCTTGAAAAAATCAAGGGCCAGGTACGCCGCTTTGTGGAACGTAACACAGGTGATCGTCCGGATATCGTCAACAACTATGACTGGACCAAGGACATGACTGCCATTGAGCTGCTGCGTGATGTGGGTAAACACTTCACCATCAACTGGATGTTGCAGAAAGAATCGGTCAAGGGCCGCATCGACCGCGAGGATACCGGCATTTCCTACACCGAATTTTCGTACATGATCCTTCAGAGCTACGATTTTTACCACTTGTACAAGACCCGCAACTGCAGGTTGCAGATCGGTGGCGGCGACCAATGGGGCAACATCACCTCGGGGTGTGAATTCACACGGCGCCGTACTGCCCACGAAGGCGAACCCGCTGAGGTCTTTGCCCTGACCTTCCCCCTGATTACCACGGCATCCGGCAAGAAGTTCGGCAAATCCGAAGGCAATGCGGTTTACATGAATGCGGACATGACTTCGCCCTACGCATTCTACCAGTATTTTGTAAACACTGATGACGCAGACGTTATCAAGTTCCTCAAGATATTCACATTCCTCGATCAGGATGAAATCGCGGCGATAGAGAAACAGCTCGAAGAAGCACCGCACGAACGTGCTGCCCAGAAAAAACTTGCTGAAGAAGTCACCCGTATGATTCACGGCCAAATGGAACTGGATCGTGTTTTGGCCGCTACCGAAGCGCTGTTCGGCAAGGGCGATCTCAAGTCCATCGACCCGGTCACCCTGAGATCCGCTCTGGAATCGGCTCCGACCTTCCGCTATGCCCCCGGCGACGTCCCGGACCTGCCGCAGATGTTCGTAGACCTCGGAATGGTCAAATCCAAAGGCCAGGCCCGCAAGGACCTCAAAGCCGGCGGTATCTACATTAATGGCGAGCGTGTAGAAGAAGACCATGTCGTCTCGGATTCAGATTTTATCGCTGGCGAACTGCTGGTTATCCGCAAGGGCAAGAAGAATTACGGTTTGATCACCAAGGGATAA